The window AATTAGAAAAAGGTCAGGCGAGATAGTTAATTTTGACCAGAAAAAAATAGAGAGCGCCATAATCAAAGCGGCAGAGGCGGTTGGCATCTTAGATGAAGAGTTAGCGGAGAAATTGAGCAACGAGGTGGCGGAAATATTGAAAAGCAAATTTCATTTCCGCAGCATTCCGGCCGTGGAAGAAATTCAGGATATAGTGGAAGAAGTTTTGATTAAAAACCGTTGTATCAAGACCGCCAAAGCCTATATTCTTTATCGCGACCAGCGGGCCAGATTGCGTGATTTAAAATCCACCATGATAAATTCCAACGAATTGATGGAAGAATATATAAAGCAGGCTGATTGGCGGGTTAAAGAAAATTCAAATATGGGCTATAGCCTGCAGGGATTAAATAATCATTTAGCTTCAACAATCTCTTCCCATTATTGGTTGAACAAGGTTTATACGGCCAATGTCAGGGAGGCTCACAAAAACGGCGATTTTCACCTCCATGATCTCCAGATATTGGCCCCCTATTGCGCTGGTTGGGACCTAAAAGATTTATTGCTTCAGGGGTTTCGCGGAGTAAGCGGAAAAGTTGAGTCAGGACCGGCCAAGCATTTCCGCACAGCCTTGGGTCAAGTTGTAAACTTTTTTTACACTTTGCAGGGCGAGGTGGCCGGAGCCGAGGCCTTTTCCAACTTCGACACTTATTTGTCTCCTTTTATCAGGTATGACGGGCTTAGCTACGGGGAAGTAAAACAATGTTTGCAGGAATTTCTTTTTAATATAAACGTTCCGACTCGAGTAGGTTTTCAGACGCCTTTTACCAATATCACCCTTGATTTAACTCCCGGCAAGACCACGGGGCAGGAAAATGTCATAATTGGCGGCAAAGTCCAGCCGGAAAAATATAACGATTTTCAAAAAGAGATGGATATGTTTAATACCGCTTTTGCCGAATTGATGATGGCGGGCGATGCTAA is drawn from Patescibacteria group bacterium and contains these coding sequences:
- a CDS encoding ribonucleoside triphosphate reductase; translation: MQDTVSQIRKRSGEIVNFDQKKIESAIIKAAEAVGILDEELAEKLSNEVAEILKSKFHFRSIPAVEEIQDIVEEVLIKNRCIKTAKAYILYRDQRARLRDLKSTMINSNELMEEYIKQADWRVKENSNMGYSLQGLNNHLASTISSHYWLNKVYTANVREAHKNGDFHLHDLQILAPYCAGWDLKDLLLQGFRGVSGKVESGPAKHFRTALGQVVNFFYTLQGEVAGAEAFSNFDTYLSPFIRYDGLSYGEVKQCLQEFLFNINVPTRVGFQTPFTNITLDLTPGKTTGQENVIIGGKVQPEKYNDFQKEMDMFNTAFAELMMAGDAKGRVFTFPIPTYNITNDFPWDSAVAEKIFEMTAKYGIPYFSNFINSDMDPEDARSMCCRLRLDNRELRKRGGGLFGANPLTGSIGVVTINLPRIGYLSKTKEEFFSRLDNLMKTAQQSLETKRDVLEKLTENGLYPYARHYLANVKERFGGCWNNHFSTIGIIGMNEALLNFAPIISDITTPAGKEFA